The following proteins are encoded in a genomic region of Struthio camelus isolate bStrCam1 chromosome 3, bStrCam1.hap1, whole genome shotgun sequence:
- the LOC138066620 gene encoding T-cell activation Rho GTPase-activating protein-like: MLRPSPGAPETRVTRLASLRLLVTAVGFQGASGSLTARTVEALVSAEAGTKQSPVLAPSAAEEGLGHSTADGTKTRKRFLPWPFARRRASANGDGPGQPDSGLGTPLFGQPLATLCGEQGTLPQPVQELLAILYREGPATEGIFRKGASEKARRDLREELNKGGAVDLASQPVHLLAGILKDFLRNIPCTLLSAALYDSWMLALEKPSREEKIEGLREVADQLPRANVLLLKPLLAVLHRISQNAGTSRMGASNLAICVGPSMLSPGTDSTLPLEVQREIYNRVC; this comes from the exons gccgagcccaggagccccggagacccgcgtcacccgactcgcctcccttcggctcctcgtcacggccgtcggcttccagggcgcc tcggggtcgctgaccgcccggaccgtcgaggccttggtttcggcggag gctggcaccaagcagagccccgtcttggccccatcggctgctgaagagggacttggccactccactg cagatgggactaagacaaggaagaggttcctgccatggccgtttgctcggagacgagcctcggccaacggggacggccccgggcagccggactctggcctcgggacgcctctctttggccagcctctggctaccctttgtggagagcaggggaccctgccccagccagtccag gagctgctggccatattgtatagggaagggcctgccacggagggcatattccggaaaggtgccagtgagaaggcccgcagggacctgagggaggagctgaacaaaggaggggccgttgacttggcaagccaacccgtgcacctcttggcaggaatcttgaag gacttcctgcgaaatatcccctgcacgctcctctcggcggccctctacgacagctggatgctggctctggagaagccaagcagggaggagaagattgaaggcctgaggga ggtggctgaccaactgcccagggcaaatgtgctgctgctcaagcccttgctcgcggtgctccaccgcatcagccagaacgcaggcaccagcaggatgggcgccagcaacctggccatctgcgtggggcccagcatgctgagcccgggcacggacagcacgctcccgctggaagtgcagagagagatctacaaCAGGGTAtgttga